AAACTTTTTGATCGAAGTCTTCTTGACTAGGCGGTACAAAGCATCCGGTTCAATTTGCCCGCCGTTGTCCAATACAAGGCTTCTGAGCGCCTTCATCATGCCGGGATAGGAATCATACAGCATGCCGTCAAAATCCCAAATAGCATTAACCAGCATTACTTCGCCTCCGTATCAAACAGAATGGTGACTGGACCGTCGTTAGTGAGACTCACCTGCATATCGCCACCAAATTCACCGGTCGCCACTGTGACCCCCAGTTGCCGTAGTTTGGTATTGAAGTCTTGGTACAGTTGCTCACCTAAAGCCGGGGCTGCTGCATTGGTAAAACTCGGCCGATTGCCACGGCGGGTATCGGCATATAACGTGAATTGGGAAATCGATAAAATCTGCCCACCGACATCTGCCAAGGCCAAATTCATTTTGCCGGCATCATCACTAAACACCCTTAATTTACTGATTTTTTCCGCCAGATAGTCACTGTCGGCCTGGGTATCGTTCGGACCGACGCCTAATAACACGACAAAACCGTGGTCGATGGCTCCGACTGTTTGCCCCTCAATGGTGACTTGGGCGGCAAGACTGCGTTGTACGACTGCGCGCATGAATTTCTCTCCTTTTCTCGTTTGCTTTTATTTGGATACGGTGCCGGCTCGCTGTGGCCGAAAAAGCAGCAGGAACAAACATCTCAGTCTAAGCTGGCGATGTTGCTCGACTGCTGCCTTCGATCAACCATTGGCCCGTTTAACTTCATAAATATCCGGGACATTTTTAACTGCGTCCATCAACTTATCCAAGTGGGCAAGGTTACGGACCCCAACCGTAACATGAATGTCAGCCATTTTGTCATGGTCGACCCGGCCATTGATATTATTCAAGGCTTTGGTTTGGGCGTTGAGAACCTGCAGAACATCACTCAGCAATCCGCTGCGATTGTATCCGTAAATTTCGAGATCTGTGTTGAAGAGCTGCTTTTGATCCTCTTCATTCTCCCAGCGAACCTCAATCAAACGACCGGACATTTCCTTGGAATTTTGAACGTTGGGGCAATCGGCACGATGGACAGTCACGCCGCGGCCTTTGGTGACGTAGCCGACAATCGCATCCCCAGGCACGGGCATGCAGCACTTGGCCAGATGAACCAGCAGATTATCGACACCTTCAATAACCACACCATCTTCGGAATGGGTTTGTGGCTGGTGGCGTTCGCTGGAAACGGTCGTCACTTTTTGATTTTTCGACAAGATCGCGGCTTCTTTAGCTTTACGATCTTTTTCGGCCTTCTCGTGGCGATATTTCTCGGTCAGCCGATTGGCAATGACTCTCGGCGTATATTCACCATAGCCAATTGAGCTCATCAGTTCATCTTCGGTTTGAAAATTCAGCCGCTGCATAAGCCCGGACAGGTTTTCCTTGGTCAGGAACTCTTTAGGGGTATACCCTTCCTCCTGCAGCTCGTGTTCCAGCATATCGCGGC
Above is a window of Lacticaseibacillus casei DSM 20011 = JCM 1134 = ATCC 393 DNA encoding:
- the dtd gene encoding D-aminoacyl-tRNA deacylase, with the protein product MRAVVQRSLAAQVTIEGQTVGAIDHGFVVLLGVGPNDTQADSDYLAEKISKLRVFSDDAGKMNLALADVGGQILSISQFTLYADTRRGNRPSFTNAAAPALGEQLYQDFNTKLRQLGVTVATGEFGGDMQVSLTNDGPVTILFDTEAK